One window from the genome of Hypanus sabinus isolate sHypSab1 chromosome 16, sHypSab1.hap1, whole genome shotgun sequence encodes:
- the kxd1 gene encoding kxDL motif-containing protein 1 isoform X1, giving the protein MRALVSTVTLWRARGEVDLVGPARLSREAGSGNRGALEPQARSAATGMEPSAAGVFCSRMLSMVNREDVNAIVQAQRHMLDRFEKTNEMLLNFNNLSSVRLNQMTDRYLHHTRALVEMKKDLDSIFRRIRTLKDKLSKQHPEAFSSIQESLDVEDEDLDPNPKSLLPLSDTLELSSDSSNTSPTLLTPGASGDSEDAQATKEQDGHVHLMTEAGGE; this is encoded by the exons AtgcgtgctctggtttccacggTGACGCTGTGGAGGGCCCGGGGGGAAGTGGATCTGGTAGGCCCGGCCCGGCTTAGCCGGGAAGCGGGAAGCGGGAACCGTGGAGCGTTGGAGCCGCAGGCCCGATCG GCTGCCACAGGGATGGAGCCCTCAGCTGCCGGGGTGTTCTGTAGCAGAATGTTAAGCATGGTGAATCGTGAGGATGTTAATGCCATTGTCCAGGCACAGAGACACAT GCTGGACCGTTTTGAAAAAACAAATGAGATGTTGCTGAACTTCAACAACCTGTCGAGTGTGAGACTGAACCAGATGACTGATCGATACCTGCACCACACCCGGGCTCTAGTGGAGATGAAAAAAGATCTTGACAGTATCTTCCGCCGGATCAG GACTCTTAAGGACAAACTCTCAAAGCAGCATCCAGAGGCATTCAGCA GTATCCAGGAGTCCCTAGATGTGGAAGATGAAGACCTTGATCCTAATCCAAAGAGCTTGTTACCTCTCTCCGACACTTTAGAACTGAGCTCCGATTCCAGTAACACCAGCCCGACTTTACTCACGCCCGGAGCAAGTGGGGACTCGGAAGATGCGCAGGCGACCAAGGAACAGGATGGACATGTGCATCTCATGACTGAGGCTGGAGGAGAGTAA
- the kxd1 gene encoding kxDL motif-containing protein 1 isoform X2, with amino-acid sequence MRALVSTVTLWRARGEVDLVGPARLSREAGSGNRGALEPQARSAATGMEPSAAGVFCSRMLSMVNREDVNAIVQAQRHMLDRFEKTNEMLLNFNNLSSVRLNQMTDRYLHHTRALVEMKKDLDSIFRRIRTLKDKLSKQHPEAFSR; translated from the exons AtgcgtgctctggtttccacggTGACGCTGTGGAGGGCCCGGGGGGAAGTGGATCTGGTAGGCCCGGCCCGGCTTAGCCGGGAAGCGGGAAGCGGGAACCGTGGAGCGTTGGAGCCGCAGGCCCGATCG GCTGCCACAGGGATGGAGCCCTCAGCTGCCGGGGTGTTCTGTAGCAGAATGTTAAGCATGGTGAATCGTGAGGATGTTAATGCCATTGTCCAGGCACAGAGACACAT GCTGGACCGTTTTGAAAAAACAAATGAGATGTTGCTGAACTTCAACAACCTGTCGAGTGTGAGACTGAACCAGATGACTGATCGATACCTGCACCACACCCGGGCTCTAGTGGAGATGAAAAAAGATCTTGACAGTATCTTCCGCCGGATCAG GACTCTTAAGGACAAACTCTCAAAGCAGCATCCAGAGGCATTCAGCA GATAG
- the LOC132406101 gene encoding protein S100-A1-like, producing the protein MATPSKIEVAMQNLLDVFYLYAKSDKCTLTKLEMKELVETELKQLTKNKKNVDYFDKLMKELDFDGDGKVNFEEFLSFISGIMFSCNEIYMQKRQQMAKECKK; encoded by the exons ATGGCGACTCCATCCAAGATCGAAGTGGCAATGCAGAACCTGTTGGATGTTTTCTATCTATACGCCAAGAGCGACAAGTGCACTCTAACCAAACTTGAGATGAAAGAGCTGGTGGAGACTGAACTTAAACAACTCACCAAG AATAAGAAAAACGTTGACTATTTTGACAAGCTGATGAAAGAGTTGGATTTTGATGGCGACGGAAAAGTGAATTTTGAGGAGTTTTTATCATTTATTTCAGGAATCATGTTCTCTTGTAATGAAATATATATGCAGAAGCGGCAACAAATGGCAAAGGAGTGTAAAAAGTAA